One genomic segment of Nicotiana tabacum cultivar K326 unplaced genomic scaffold, ASM71507v2 Un00037, whole genome shotgun sequence includes these proteins:
- the LOC142178910 gene encoding uncharacterized protein LOC142178910 gives MIVVGFTGQLRGWWDNYLSIDERAMVINAKAIDEGLDNLGMALVANREDAVYTLILTILEHFNGRFTNQNETVRTLLNSLRCKTLSEFRWYKDTFMSRVMELPENKLEHWKAKFIDGLLSLFAERVRKVLRGNYGKIPYVDYTYGKLIGICTQEGLNLCNELRLSRQLKMDKLKERNQLGDFCTQFGLPETSTHKKKKHKYHRYPNQDSPYRRKISRYRSKEEQEAKKAHRKSTRFTKNRSKRDLADIKCYKCEM, from the coding sequence ATGATTGTTgtaggttttactggccaacttcgtggctggtgggacaatTATTTATCTATTGACGAAAGGGCAATGGTTATTAACGCTAAAGCCATTGACGAAGGACTTGATAACCTAGGCATGGCCCTAGTGGCAAATAGAGAAGATGCCGTTTATACCCTTATTCTTACTATATTAGAacacttcaatggtagatttaccaaccaGAATGAGACTGTTCGTACTCTCCTTAATAGCCTTAGATGTAAGACTTTAAGTGAATTTAGGTGGTATAAAGACACCTTTATGAGTAGAGTGATGGAACTACCAGAAAATAAGCttgaacattggaaagctaagttcatAGATGGACTTCTCTCTTTATTTGCCGAAAGAGTTAGAAAGGTTTTAAGAGGTAATTATGGGAAAATTCCTTACGTAgattatacctatggtaagttAATAGGAATTTGTACACAAGAAGGGTTAAACTTGTGCAATGAATTAAGATTgtctagacagcttaagatggATAAGCTTAAGGAAAGAAACCAGTTAGGTGACTTTTGCACCCAATTTGGTTTACCCGAGACTTCTActcataagaagaagaaacataagtatcatagataccccaacCAAGACAGTCCTTATAGGAGAAAGATatctagatatagatccaaagaagaacaagaagccaaGAAAGCACATCGCAAGTCCactagatttaccaaaaatagaTCTAAGCGAGACCTTGctgacattaagtgttataagtgtg